The following proteins are co-located in the Oncorhynchus gorbuscha isolate QuinsamMale2020 ecotype Even-year unplaced genomic scaffold, OgorEven_v1.0 Un_scaffold_2732, whole genome shotgun sequence genome:
- the LOC124026398 gene encoding transmembrane emp24 domain-containing protein 3-like produces MRSLGLCSLMLHVIVVCSTELTFELPDNDKQCFYEELQNGVKFDLDFQVIAGGNYDVDCFVTDPVNNVLYQERKKQYDSFSHTTTMKGTYKVCFSNEFSTFSHKTVYLDFRSGEERPLLPDMNRDTALTQMESACLSIHEILKVVSDSQTWYRLREAHDRIRAEDLHERVSYWSIGETIILFTVSIGQVLILRSFFSDKKGSVSANT; encoded by the exons ATGCGTTCCCTTGGACTGTGTAGTTTGATGTTGCATGTGATCGTTGTTTGTTCCACGGAATTGACGTTTGAGTTACCTGATAACGACAAGCAATGTTTCTATGAAGAGCTTCAGAATGGAGTGAAGTTTGACCTAGACTTTCAA GTGATTGCAGGAGGGAACTATGATGTGGACTGCTTTGTAACAGATCCAGTGAATAACGTCCTGTatcaggagaggaagaagcagtACGATAGCTTCTCTCACACCACCACTATGAAAGGAACCTACAAGGTCTGCTTCAGCAATGAGTTCTCTACCTTCTCCCACAAGACAGTCTACCTGGACTtcaggtctggagaggagagaccCCTACTGCCTGACATGAACAGAGACACAGCCCTAACACAG ATGGAGTCGGCCTGTCTGTCCATCCATGAGATCCTGAAGGTAGTGTCTGACTCTCAGACCTGGTATCGGTTACGGGAGGCTCATGACCGCATCAGAGCAGAGGACCTCCATGAGCGTGTGTCCTATTGGTCGATAGGAGAAACTATAATCCTTTTCACTGTCAGCATTGGACAGGTTCTCATTCTCAGGAGCTTCTTCAGCGACAAGAAGGGCAGTGTTTCAGCCAACACATAG